One genomic region from Spirulina subsalsa PCC 9445 encodes:
- a CDS encoding Acg family FMN-binding oxidoreductase: protein MDPWQVTLEAFPEEGTPSQRWHYLWNYAVLAPSGHNTQPWRFGVVGEKMALYADRQRSLAVVDPQDRALIMSCGAALFNLRVALAAFGYGGAVTTFPDPEQADLLAWLEFGETCSPDEQALERCQAILTRRTDRRPYQGSSPLTEEGGERATLTGEQLQGLEKVVAEEGVTLLWLDSPERRWLMVEWVGEGDRIQMANPEFRQELSRWIKPSTNKDHDGIPSYAQGIPPAFDFVTPLVAQLIRWVDLGDSQAQKDQTLVANAPHLALLVTETDTPDAWLATGQALSALLLQAELWGVRASFFNQPLEVQALREQVIQQICPSSFPQLLFRLGYPLGAPLPPTPRHSPGEFIPP from the coding sequence ATGGATCCTTGGCAAGTTACCCTAGAAGCTTTTCCCGAGGAGGGAACACCCTCCCAACGGTGGCATTACCTCTGGAATTATGCGGTTTTAGCCCCTTCCGGTCACAATACCCAGCCCTGGCGTTTTGGGGTGGTGGGGGAGAAAATGGCGCTCTATGCGGATCGTCAGCGCTCCTTAGCGGTGGTGGATCCTCAAGATCGCGCTCTAATCATGAGTTGTGGGGCGGCGTTGTTTAATCTGCGGGTGGCCTTGGCGGCTTTTGGCTATGGGGGGGCTGTGACGACGTTTCCGGATCCGGAACAGGCGGATCTCTTGGCTTGGCTAGAGTTTGGGGAAACTTGTTCCCCGGATGAGCAGGCGTTAGAACGTTGTCAAGCTATCCTGACTCGTCGCACCGATCGCCGCCCTTATCAAGGCTCATCCCCTCTGACTGAGGAGGGGGGTGAGCGGGCAACGTTGACGGGGGAACAGTTGCAGGGGTTGGAGAAGGTGGTGGCCGAGGAGGGGGTGACGTTGCTTTGGCTGGATAGCCCAGAACGCCGTTGGTTGATGGTGGAATGGGTGGGAGAAGGCGATCGCATCCAAATGGCAAACCCTGAATTTCGCCAAGAGTTGAGCCGTTGGATTAAACCCAGCACCAACAAGGATCACGATGGCATCCCCAGTTATGCCCAAGGCATCCCCCCCGCCTTTGATTTTGTCACCCCCCTCGTTGCCCAACTGATTCGTTGGGTAGACTTAGGGGACAGTCAAGCCCAGAAGGATCAAACCTTAGTCGCCAATGCCCCCCACCTTGCCCTATTGGTGACGGAAACCGATACTCCTGACGCTTGGTTAGCCACAGGGCAAGCCCTCAGCGCCCTGTTATTACAGGCCGAACTGTGGGGGGTGCGTGCTTCGTTTTTCAATCAACCCCTAGAAGTGCAAGCCTTACGGGAGCAAGTCATCCAACAAATTTGTCCCTCTTCCTTTCCTCAACTCCTTTTCCGTCTGGGGTATCCCCTCGGCGCTCCGCTTCCTCCCACTCCCCGTCA
- a CDS encoding NuoF family protein, with product MDLAELQALAEQERSKRKEIRVHCCTSTGCQAANSLGVKDNLDKAVQETGMGDRVEVVGVGCMGFCGRGPLVQIDPMDTLYEEVTPETAGSIIHALNGGTAEAVQGDSQHPFFARQMRVVREHSGKVDPERIEDYIALGGYQALHKVLYEMTPETVVQEVSSSGLRGRGGGGYPTGLKWATVAKMPGDQKYVICNGDEGDPGAFMDRSILESDPHLVLEGMAIAGYAIGATHGYIYVRAEYPLAIKRLQKAIQQGKKYGILGSQVFNSPFDFKVDIRIGAGAFVCGEETALIQSIEGGRGNPVPRPPYPAEKGLWQCPTLINNVETFANIANIIKRGAEWYSSIGTEKSKGTKIFALTGKIRNNGLIEVPMGITLREIVEEMGGGVPDGEVKAVQTGGPSGGCIPASLLDTTVDYDSLVKIGSMMGSGGMVVMDKETSMVEVARFYMEFCRGETCGKCVPCRTGTVQLYSFLTKILKGQATAEDIEKMEALCYMVKDTSLCGLGMTAPNPVLSTLRYFKEEYLELLKQPQNGKVPV from the coding sequence ATGGATTTAGCAGAATTACAAGCCCTAGCAGAACAAGAACGCTCCAAACGGAAAGAGATTCGGGTGCATTGTTGCACTTCGACGGGATGCCAAGCGGCCAATTCTTTGGGCGTGAAGGACAATCTAGATAAAGCGGTTCAAGAAACGGGAATGGGCGATCGCGTCGAAGTAGTCGGCGTGGGCTGCATGGGCTTTTGTGGCCGCGGCCCCCTCGTCCAAATTGACCCAATGGATACCCTCTACGAAGAAGTCACCCCAGAAACCGCAGGCAGCATTATCCACGCCCTCAACGGGGGAACCGCCGAAGCCGTCCAAGGGGACAGTCAACACCCCTTCTTTGCCCGCCAGATGCGCGTGGTGCGGGAACATAGCGGCAAAGTAGACCCAGAACGCATTGAGGACTATATCGCCCTAGGAGGCTATCAGGCCCTGCATAAGGTGCTGTATGAAATGACCCCGGAAACCGTCGTGCAGGAAGTCTCTAGCAGTGGACTGCGCGGCAGAGGGGGCGGTGGCTACCCCACCGGCCTTAAATGGGCAACGGTAGCCAAGATGCCCGGCGATCAGAAATACGTGATCTGTAACGGGGATGAAGGAGATCCCGGCGCCTTCATGGATCGGAGTATCCTTGAAAGTGACCCCCATTTAGTTCTTGAAGGAATGGCCATTGCAGGCTATGCCATCGGAGCCACCCACGGCTACATTTATGTGCGGGCAGAATATCCCCTGGCCATCAAGCGCCTCCAAAAAGCCATTCAACAGGGCAAAAAATACGGCATCCTCGGCAGCCAAGTCTTTAACTCCCCCTTCGACTTTAAAGTAGATATCCGCATTGGGGCCGGAGCCTTTGTCTGTGGGGAAGAAACCGCCCTGATTCAATCCATCGAAGGAGGACGGGGGAATCCTGTTCCTCGCCCCCCCTACCCCGCCGAAAAAGGCCTCTGGCAATGTCCCACATTAATCAATAATGTGGAAACCTTTGCCAATATTGCCAATATTATTAAACGGGGCGCGGAATGGTACAGCAGTATTGGCACAGAGAAGAGTAAAGGAACGAAAATCTTCGCCCTGACTGGGAAAATCCGCAACAACGGTTTAATTGAAGTCCCGATGGGGATTACCCTACGGGAAATTGTGGAAGAAATGGGCGGAGGGGTTCCCGATGGAGAAGTGAAGGCCGTGCAAACGGGAGGGCCTTCTGGGGGCTGTATTCCGGCTTCCCTCTTAGATACCACCGTAGACTATGATTCCTTGGTTAAAATTGGCTCCATGATGGGATCTGGGGGCATGGTAGTTATGGACAAGGAAACCAGCATGGTAGAAGTCGCCCGCTTCTATATGGAATTCTGTCGCGGGGAAACCTGCGGGAAGTGTGTTCCGTGTCGCACGGGAACCGTCCAACTCTATAGTTTCTTGACCAAGATTCTCAAAGGTCAAGCCACGGCTGAGGATATCGAGAAGATGGAAGCCCTCTGTTACATGGTCAAGGATACCAGCTTATGCGGTTTGGGCATGACGGCACCGAACCCCGTGTTAAGCACCTTGCGTTACTTTAAGGAGGAGTATCTGGAACTGTTGAAACAACCTCAAAACGGCAAGGTACCCGTTTAG